A DNA window from Hymenobacter aquaticus contains the following coding sequences:
- a CDS encoding O-methyltransferase, giving the protein MHSPFVFGLYTHVINHDGAFAAYEPIEARRAALLHDNTLLTVRDFGAGSHTGAGRQRSIRSIARAAAKPRPFAQLLFRLVNHFQPRTILELGTSLGLTTAYLAAPNAQARVLTFEGCPQTAAVARQTFETLQLRNIDVVEGNLDDTLAPALAALPAPLDFAFFDGNHRYEPTVRYFEQCLPYRTERSLFILDDIHWSAEMERAWHTIKAHPEVSLTIDLFFIGLVFFRKNQPKQHFTLRFNNAVDKLLERIKYLSS; this is encoded by the coding sequence CATCGAGGCGCGGCGCGCGGCCCTGCTGCACGACAATACCCTACTCACCGTGCGCGACTTCGGGGCCGGCTCCCACACCGGGGCGGGCCGGCAGCGCAGCATCCGCAGCATTGCCCGCGCCGCCGCCAAGCCCCGGCCCTTCGCGCAGCTGCTGTTCCGGCTGGTCAATCATTTTCAGCCCCGCACCATTCTGGAGCTGGGTACTTCCCTGGGCCTCACTACGGCCTACCTGGCCGCGCCCAACGCCCAGGCCCGGGTTCTTACTTTCGAAGGCTGCCCCCAAACGGCCGCCGTGGCCCGGCAAACCTTCGAAACGCTGCAACTGCGCAACATCGACGTGGTGGAGGGCAACCTCGACGACACCCTGGCCCCGGCCCTGGCCGCCCTGCCTGCCCCCCTCGACTTCGCCTTTTTCGACGGCAACCACCGCTACGAGCCCACCGTGCGCTACTTCGAGCAGTGCCTGCCCTACCGCACCGAGCGCAGCCTGTTTATCCTGGACGACATTCACTGGTCGGCGGAAATGGAGCGGGCCTGGCACACGATAAAGGCTCACCCGGAGGTGAGCCTTACCATCGACCTGTTCTTTATCGGCTTGGTCTTTTTCCGGAAAAATCAGCCCAAGCAGCACTTCACTTTGCGCTTCAACAACGCGGTAGACAAGCTGCTGGAGCGAATTAAGTACCTATCGTCTTAG
- the kdsA gene encoding 3-deoxy-8-phosphooctulonate synthase, which yields MIDSLANVLPHFRNTNSGQFFLMAGPCVIEGEDMALRIAEKVKHMTDKLQIPYIFKGSYRKANRSRLDSFTGIGDETALRILQKVGREIGVPTVTDIHESEEAALAAEYVDVLQIPAFLCRQTDLLVAAAKTGKVVNVKKGQFLSGESMQFAVDKIRQSGNEHVILTDRGNSFGYSDLVVDFRNLPAMRSFGVPVVMDVTHSLQRPNQSSGVTGGQPALIETIAKAAIAVGADGLFIETHPTPATAKSDGANMLALDQLEALLIKLTRVREAVR from the coding sequence ATGATAGACTCCCTCGCCAACGTGCTGCCCCATTTTCGCAATACCAACTCCGGCCAGTTTTTCCTGATGGCCGGGCCCTGCGTCATTGAGGGCGAAGACATGGCCCTGCGCATCGCCGAAAAGGTGAAGCACATGACCGATAAGCTCCAGATTCCCTACATCTTCAAGGGTTCCTACCGCAAAGCCAACCGCTCCCGCCTCGATTCCTTCACCGGCATCGGCGACGAAACGGCCCTGCGCATCCTGCAGAAAGTCGGCCGCGAAATCGGGGTGCCGACCGTGACGGATATTCACGAGTCGGAGGAAGCTGCGCTGGCCGCCGAGTACGTGGACGTGCTCCAGATTCCGGCTTTTTTGTGCCGCCAGACCGATCTGCTGGTAGCCGCGGCCAAAACCGGCAAGGTGGTCAACGTGAAGAAGGGCCAGTTTCTGAGCGGCGAGTCGATGCAGTTTGCCGTGGATAAGATCCGGCAGTCGGGCAATGAGCACGTGATTCTCACCGACCGGGGCAACTCCTTCGGCTACTCCGACCTCGTAGTGGACTTCCGCAACCTGCCCGCCATGCGCAGCTTCGGCGTGCCGGTGGTGATGGACGTGACCCACTCCCTGCAGCGCCCCAACCAAAGCAGCGGCGTCACCGGCGGCCAGCCCGCCCTGATTGAAACCATTGCCAAAGCCGCCATTGCCGTGGGTGCCGACGGTCTGTTCATCGAAACCCACCCCACGCCCGCCACCGCCAAATCGGACGGGGCCAACATGCTGGCCCTGGATCAGTTGGAAGCCCTGCTCATCAAGCTCACCCGCGTGCGGGAAGCCGTGCGGTAG